One genomic window of Devosia salina includes the following:
- a CDS encoding MAPEG family protein, translating into MPLLDKLLVLAMAAQVFLALGLVFWLGFERVPRVTRGEIRVADIAVDRSAYPLKARLLSNSFDNQFQLPVLFYVGSLVVLHFGLVDAVVVSLAWLFVVLRIAHAAIHVTTNRVYRRFAFYTAGLAVLMLFWLWLTLRILLQS; encoded by the coding sequence ATGCCCCTTCTCGACAAGCTGCTGGTCCTCGCCATGGCCGCGCAGGTCTTCCTGGCGCTCGGCCTGGTCTTCTGGCTCGGCTTCGAACGCGTACCGCGCGTCACCCGCGGCGAGATCCGGGTGGCCGACATCGCTGTAGACCGCAGTGCCTATCCACTCAAGGCGCGACTGCTCTCCAACAGCTTCGACAACCAGTTCCAGCTGCCGGTCCTGTTCTATGTCGGCAGTCTGGTCGTCCTGCATTTCGGTCTGGTCGACGCTGTCGTTGTCAGTCTCGCCTGGCTCTTCGTGGTCCTGCGCATTGCTCACGCGGCCATTCACGTCACCACCAATCGCGTCTATCGCCGCTTTGCCTTCTACACCGCTGGGCTTGCCGTGCTGATGCTGTTCTGGCTATGGCTCACCCTTCGCATCCTGTTGCAAAGCTGA
- a CDS encoding VOC family protein — MALISRIDTIFVPAADTEAAAHWYARMFGFEEIFRSAGHIGMRIVGAGRTSTALTLIPVDKMPDQTYVAFNFFAPDPQALHTALTDDGREVTAINANGAMSWFDFVDIAGNRVNVCHFPES; from the coding sequence ATGGCCCTGATCTCCCGCATCGACACGATCTTTGTTCCCGCCGCCGACACCGAGGCCGCGGCGCATTGGTACGCTCGCATGTTTGGCTTTGAAGAGATTTTCCGCTCCGCCGGGCATATCGGCATGCGGATCGTCGGCGCCGGTCGCACCAGTACGGCACTCACGCTGATCCCGGTCGACAAGATGCCGGACCAGACCTATGTGGCCTTCAATTTCTTTGCGCCCGATCCCCAGGCCCTGCATACGGCCCTGACCGATGATGGCCGCGAGGTGACCGCGATCAACGCTAATGGCGCCATGAGCTGGTTCGACTTCGTCGACATCGCCGGCAATCGCGTCAATGTCTGCCATTTCCCGGAAAGCTGA
- a CDS encoding MFS transporter, producing the protein MSRATPLILATALFMENMDSTVIATSLAAIAADIGTDPISLKLALTAYLVALAIFIPISSWMADRFGARRVFRVAMLVFMIGSIACAFSGSLAQFVGARFVQGMGGAMMGPVARLVLVRMTPRHQLVDAMAWLTIPALIGPIVGPPFGGFLTTYFSWHWIFIINVPIGLLGIALVSFALPNEQRNRPRNIDGKGFVLAGLAFALFAFGCSVISLPALPPIIGVVAAAIGMVLGVFYTRHALATEYPLLDLRLLSVRNFRITIVAGTFFRLGQGATPFLFPLMLQLSFGLTPFESGMVTFAGAIGALAAKFVANWMFAHWGFKYPLVISTAIGAAGILVMGFYDASTPVPLMLAILVFTGFWQSTFWTGSNAFTFADIEDKDAGQANVMSQVWGQLMFAMGVALGGGTLELAHRLRGGGELALADFHIAFYVVAAVGFIATALFLRLPRNAGHQLIGGPHVH; encoded by the coding sequence TTGTCGCGCGCAACACCCCTGATCCTGGCCACCGCATTGTTCATGGAAAACATGGACTCCACGGTCATTGCCACCTCGCTTGCGGCCATCGCGGCCGATATCGGGACCGATCCCATCTCCCTGAAGCTGGCCCTGACCGCCTATCTGGTGGCATTGGCCATCTTCATTCCCATCTCGAGCTGGATGGCCGACCGCTTCGGGGCGCGGCGCGTGTTCCGCGTGGCCATGCTGGTGTTCATGATCGGCTCCATCGCCTGTGCTTTTTCCGGTTCACTGGCGCAATTCGTCGGCGCGCGCTTCGTCCAGGGCATGGGCGGCGCCATGATGGGGCCGGTGGCGCGGTTGGTGCTGGTGCGGATGACGCCGCGCCATCAACTTGTTGACGCCATGGCCTGGCTGACCATCCCTGCCCTTATCGGCCCGATCGTCGGCCCGCCCTTTGGCGGCTTCCTCACCACCTATTTCTCCTGGCACTGGATCTTCATCATCAATGTGCCGATCGGCCTGCTCGGCATTGCGCTGGTGAGCTTTGCGCTGCCCAATGAACAGCGCAACCGCCCGCGCAATATCGATGGCAAGGGCTTCGTGCTGGCAGGGCTGGCCTTTGCACTCTTCGCCTTTGGCTGCTCGGTGATCAGCCTGCCCGCCCTGCCTCCGATCATCGGCGTGGTCGCCGCTGCCATCGGCATGGTGCTGGGAGTCTTCTACACCCGTCACGCCCTTGCTACCGAATATCCGCTGCTCGACCTCAGGCTGCTCAGCGTGCGCAATTTCCGCATCACCATCGTGGCCGGCACTTTCTTCCGACTGGGCCAGGGCGCAACGCCATTCCTGTTCCCGCTGATGCTGCAGCTGTCCTTCGGGCTGACGCCGTTCGAAAGCGGCATGGTGACCTTTGCCGGCGCCATCGGCGCTTTGGCAGCCAAGTTCGTGGCCAACTGGATGTTTGCCCATTGGGGTTTCAAATATCCGCTGGTGATCTCTACCGCCATCGGCGCGGCCGGCATATTGGTGATGGGCTTTTACGACGCCAGTACCCCGGTGCCGCTGATGCTGGCCATCCTGGTCTTCACCGGGTTCTGGCAATCCACCTTCTGGACCGGCTCGAACGCCTTCACCTTTGCCGATATCGAGGACAAGGATGCCGGCCAGGCCAATGTGATGAGCCAGGTCTGGGGCCAGCTGATGTTCGCCATGGGCGTGGCGCTGGGTGGCGGCACGCTGGAACTCGCCCATCGGCTCCGCGGCGGCGGCGAGCTGGCGCTGGCCGATTTCCACATCGCCTTCTACGTGGTGGCGGCGGTTGGGTTCATTGCGACCGCCCTGTTCCTCAGGCTGCCACGCAATGCCGGCCACCAGCTGATCGGCGGGCCGCACGTGCATTGA
- the guaB gene encoding IMP dehydrogenase — protein MAKIITTITGDAALTFDDVLLQPARSDILPTETDISTYVTKDIALKLPILSSAMDTVTEANMAIAMAQAGGLGVIHKNLTAEQQAEQVRMVKSFESGMVVNPITIGPDATLSDALALMDRSRISGIPVVENGGRGGRAIGKLVGILTNRDVRFASNPNQPISELMTHENLITVREGVSKEEAKVLLHRNRIEKLLVVDEDYRCIGLITVKDIEKAQLHPNAVKDEQGRLRVAAASTVGDGGFERSLQLIDAGVDLLVIDTAHGHSVRVAEAVERVKRESNSTRIVAGNVATAEATRALIDAGADAVKVGIGPGSICTTRIVAGVGVPQLAAVMGCAEEASKSGVPVIADGGIKFSGDMAKALAGGASCVMVGSLLAGTDEAPGEVFLYQGRSYKSYRGMGSVGAMGAGSADRYFQQDVRDQMKLVPEGIEGQVPYKGPVNAVLHQLAGGLRASMGYTGAHTLKDFRENSVFVKISGAALSESHVHDVTITREAPNYRSGR, from the coding sequence TTGGCGAAGATTATTACTACCATCACCGGCGATGCGGCACTGACCTTCGACGACGTGCTGCTGCAGCCGGCGCGTTCCGACATCCTGCCCACCGAAACCGACATCTCGACCTATGTCACCAAGGACATAGCGCTCAAGCTGCCGATCCTGTCCTCGGCCATGGATACCGTCACCGAAGCCAATATGGCCATCGCCATGGCCCAGGCCGGCGGGCTCGGCGTCATCCACAAGAACCTCACCGCCGAGCAGCAGGCCGAACAGGTTCGCATGGTCAAGTCGTTCGAGAGCGGCATGGTCGTCAATCCGATCACCATCGGTCCCGACGCCACCCTTTCCGACGCGCTGGCCCTGATGGATCGCAGCCGCATCTCGGGCATTCCGGTGGTCGAGAATGGCGGTCGTGGTGGTCGCGCCATCGGCAAGCTGGTGGGCATTCTCACCAATCGCGACGTGCGCTTCGCCTCCAATCCCAACCAGCCCATTTCCGAGCTGATGACGCATGAAAACCTCATCACCGTGCGCGAGGGGGTTTCCAAGGAAGAGGCCAAGGTGCTGCTGCACCGCAACCGCATCGAAAAGCTGCTGGTGGTGGACGAGGACTATCGCTGCATCGGCCTGATCACCGTCAAGGACATCGAAAAGGCCCAGCTCCACCCCAATGCCGTCAAGGACGAGCAGGGGCGCCTGCGCGTCGCCGCCGCCTCCACGGTGGGTGATGGTGGCTTCGAGCGCTCGCTGCAACTGATCGATGCTGGCGTCGACCTTCTGGTGATCGACACTGCTCACGGCCATTCGGTGCGCGTCGCCGAGGCCGTGGAACGCGTCAAGCGCGAGAGCAATTCCACCCGCATCGTCGCCGGCAATGTGGCCACCGCCGAAGCCACCCGCGCACTGATCGACGCGGGCGCCGACGCCGTCAAGGTTGGTATCGGTCCGGGCTCGATCTGCACCACCCGCATCGTTGCCGGTGTCGGCGTTCCGCAACTGGCCGCCGTCATGGGTTGCGCCGAAGAGGCGAGCAAGTCCGGTGTGCCGGTCATCGCCGATGGCGGCATCAAGTTCTCGGGCGATATGGCCAAGGCCCTGGCCGGCGGCGCCTCCTGCGTCATGGTCGGCTCGCTCCTGGCCGGTACCGACGAAGCACCGGGCGAGGTCTTCCTCTACCAGGGCCGCTCCTACAAGTCCTATCGCGGCATGGGGTCGGTAGGCGCCATGGGCGCCGGCTCGGCCGACCGCTACTTCCAGCAGGACGTGCGCGACCAGATGAAACTGGTGCCCGAAGGTATCGAGGGCCAGGTGCCCTACAAAGGTCCCGTCAATGCCGTGCTGCACCAGCTCGCTGGCGGCCTCCGTGCCTCCATGGGCTATACCGGCGCCCACACCCTCAAGGACTTCCGCGAGAACTCGGTCTTCGTCAAGATTTCCGGCGCCGCGCTCAGCGAGAGCCATGTCCACGACGTGACCATCACCCGCGAAGCCCCCAATTATCGCAGCGGGCGCTGA
- a CDS encoding Ppx/GppA phosphatase family protein: MTDSVRSAAASALVDEAGSGAPSGSLRKERGGTPPAQAPDQRTHIAPHPRRNRGPLYAALDLGTNNCRLLIARPHDRGFRVLDGFTRIVRLGEGVSVTGRLGDAAMERTMEALRQCRNKLRDHQPTRMRLIATEACRAAENGPAFLDRVKNEIGLDLEIVDRRTEAELAVTGCADLIDGEAQGALMFDIGGGSSELAWLDFRGGRPRAQGRMSASIRSWQSLPVGVVSIAEKFGGVDVTPAVFEEMVAFVASHLRQFRGREKLRQMIGTHPVHLIGTSGTVTTLAGLHLGLERYERQKVDGLWMRRDQVDETMRALLGMPFERRVAHPCIGKDRADLVLPGCAIFEAIRREWPTDRVRVADRGLREGILISLMDADRTQKRPNRYPRRQANGQ, translated from the coding sequence GTGACCGATTCTGTTCGGTCCGCCGCTGCCTCGGCCCTTGTGGACGAGGCAGGGTCCGGTGCACCTTCCGGTTCCCTCCGGAAGGAGCGGGGCGGTACGCCGCCCGCTCAGGCCCCGGATCAGCGGACGCATATCGCCCCCCATCCACGCCGCAATCGCGGCCCGCTCTACGCGGCGCTCGACCTGGGCACCAATAATTGCCGCCTGCTGATTGCCCGCCCGCATGATCGCGGCTTCCGCGTGCTCGATGGCTTCACCCGCATTGTCCGGCTGGGGGAGGGCGTTTCGGTCACCGGACGGCTCGGCGACGCGGCCATGGAGCGCACCATGGAAGCGCTGCGCCAGTGCCGCAACAAGCTGCGCGACCACCAGCCCACCCGCATGCGGCTGATCGCCACCGAGGCCTGCAGGGCCGCCGAGAATGGTCCCGCTTTTCTCGACAGGGTGAAGAACGAAATCGGGCTGGACCTCGAAATCGTTGACAGGCGCACCGAGGCCGAACTGGCCGTGACCGGCTGCGCCGACTTGATCGATGGCGAGGCTCAGGGCGCGCTGATGTTCGACATCGGCGGGGGCTCCTCCGAGCTGGCCTGGCTCGATTTCCGCGGCGGCCGGCCGCGGGCGCAGGGCCGCATGTCGGCCTCGATTCGCTCCTGGCAGTCGCTGCCGGTGGGCGTGGTCTCGATCGCCGAGAAATTTGGCGGCGTCGATGTGACCCCGGCGGTCTTCGAGGAGATGGTGGCTTTCGTCGCGTCGCATCTGCGCCAGTTCCGCGGTCGCGAAAAGCTCAGGCAGATGATCGGCACCCACCCGGTGCATCTGATTGGCACCTCCGGCACGGTGACGACGCTGGCGGGCCTGCATCTGGGGCTCGAGCGCTATGAGCGGCAGAAGGTCGACGGGTTGTGGATGCGCCGCGACCAGGTGGACGAGACCATGCGGGCGCTGCTCGGCATGCCGTTCGAAAGGCGTGTTGCCCATCCCTGCATCGGCAAGGACCGCGCCGACCTGGTGCTGCCCGGCTGCGCCATTTTCGAAGCCATTCGCCGCGAATGGCCGACCGATCGCGTGCGCGTCGCCGATCGCGGTCTGCGCGAGGGCATCCTGATTTCATTGATGGACGCCGACCGGACGCAAAAGCGCCCCAACCGCTACCCGAGGAGACAGGCCAATGGCCAATAA
- a CDS encoding RlmE family RNA methyltransferase, whose protein sequence is MANNKALGTGGRKSDKDLKIRVKTAKGRKVASTKWLERQLNDPYVARARAEGYRSRAAFKIKEMDEKQRFFKKGMRVVDLGAAPGGWSQVAAKAVGSTVENPLVVGIDYLDMDPIPGVILFKKDFTEDDAPALLIEALGGHKADVVMSDMAWPTTGHRATDHLRIVHLIEIAAEFAIQVLAPGGSFVAKVFQGGTEHELLHMLKRHFTSTFHIKPPSSRKDSAEAYLVAKGFKASQPIREADE, encoded by the coding sequence ATGGCCAATAACAAGGCTCTGGGCACCGGCGGCCGCAAGTCCGACAAGGACCTCAAGATCCGCGTGAAGACGGCCAAGGGTCGCAAGGTCGCCTCGACCAAATGGCTCGAGCGCCAGCTCAACGACCCCTATGTGGCGCGCGCCCGCGCCGAAGGCTATCGGTCGCGCGCCGCCTTCAAGATCAAGGAAATGGACGAAAAGCAGCGCTTCTTCAAGAAGGGCATGCGCGTCGTCGATCTGGGCGCCGCACCAGGCGGCTGGTCGCAGGTGGCGGCCAAGGCGGTCGGCTCGACCGTCGAAAACCCGCTGGTGGTGGGCATCGACTATCTCGACATGGACCCCATCCCGGGGGTCATCCTGTTCAAGAAGGACTTCACCGAGGACGACGCGCCTGCGCTGCTGATCGAGGCGCTGGGCGGCCATAAGGCCGATGTGGTGATGAGCGACATGGCCTGGCCGACCACCGGCCACCGCGCCACCGACCATTTGCGCATCGTCCACCTCATCGAGATCGCCGCCGAGTTCGCCATCCAGGTGCTGGCGCCGGGCGGGTCCTTCGTGGCCAAGGTGTTCCAGGGCGGCACCGAGCATGAGCTGCTGCACATGCTCAAGCGCCATTTCACCAGCACGTTCCACATCAAACCCCCATCGAGCCGCAAGGATTCGGCCGAGGCCTATCTCGTCGCCAAGGGGTTCAAAGCTTCGCAGCCGATCCGCGAAGCGGATGAATAG
- a CDS encoding MFS transporter, whose product MLRVTPLILAVALFMEQMDSTVIATSLPAIAHDIGTEPIALKLALTAYFVALAIFIPISGWMADRFGAKNIFRLAIFVFMLGSLACSFAFSLETFVGSRFFQGIGSSMMTPVGRLLLVRTTPRNELVAAMAWLTIPALIAPVTGPLIGGFLTTYLSWHWIFWINIPIGIAGIILSSIYLNVPDERTPRPVDLVGFFIAAVAFSGTVFGLSVISLPALPIIYGYMTLAIGVTAALFYLLHARKTPYPLLDPKLFRHRLFRSSITGGSFFRIGVGAMPFLLPLMLQLAFGLNPFQSGAITFISAIGAIMSKFIAERVFARFGFPRVLGLAAIFGGILIAAQGLFTAETPVTVMMAVLLAGGVLRSIFFTGTNAIGYADISDEEASQATAIVAVGQQLSVAFGVAVAGAILELTSAFSGGHLTLLNFQIAFFTVGGLSALAGLIYFRLPADAGSNVSGHRAIAKE is encoded by the coding sequence TTGCTCCGCGTCACTCCGCTCATTCTGGCGGTCGCCCTGTTCATGGAACAGATGGACTCGACTGTCATCGCCACATCGCTGCCGGCTATTGCCCACGACATCGGCACCGAGCCGATCGCGCTGAAACTGGCGCTGACGGCCTATTTCGTGGCGCTGGCCATCTTCATACCGATCAGCGGCTGGATGGCGGACCGGTTCGGGGCCAAGAACATCTTCCGCCTGGCGATCTTCGTGTTCATGCTCGGCTCCCTGGCCTGCTCCTTCGCATTTTCGCTCGAGACTTTCGTGGGCTCGCGATTCTTCCAGGGCATCGGTTCGTCGATGATGACGCCCGTGGGGCGCCTGCTGCTGGTGCGCACCACGCCGCGCAACGAATTGGTGGCGGCCATGGCCTGGCTGACCATCCCGGCGCTCATCGCCCCGGTGACAGGACCGCTGATCGGCGGGTTCCTCACCACCTATCTCTCCTGGCACTGGATCTTCTGGATCAACATCCCCATCGGCATTGCCGGGATCATTCTTTCCAGCATCTATCTCAACGTGCCCGACGAGCGGACGCCACGGCCGGTCGATCTGGTCGGCTTCTTCATCGCGGCGGTGGCGTTTTCGGGCACGGTGTTCGGTCTATCGGTCATCAGCCTGCCGGCGCTGCCGATCATCTATGGCTACATGACGCTGGCCATCGGGGTGACTGCGGCGCTGTTCTACCTGCTGCATGCCCGCAAGACCCCTTATCCGCTGCTCGATCCGAAACTGTTCCGCCATCGCCTCTTCCGCTCCTCGATCACCGGCGGCTCGTTCTTCCGCATCGGAGTGGGCGCCATGCCATTCCTGCTGCCGCTGATGCTGCAGCTGGCCTTCGGCCTCAATCCATTCCAGTCTGGCGCCATCACCTTCATTTCGGCGATTGGCGCGATCATGAGCAAGTTCATCGCCGAGCGGGTATTTGCACGGTTCGGCTTTCCGCGCGTGCTCGGGCTCGCGGCGATCTTTGGCGGCATTCTGATCGCGGCGCAGGGCCTGTTCACGGCCGAAACGCCGGTGACCGTGATGATGGCGGTGCTGCTGGCGGGCGGCGTGCTGCGCTCCATCTTCTTCACCGGCACCAACGCCATCGGCTATGCGGACATTTCCGACGAAGAGGCCAGCCAAGCAACCGCCATCGTGGCCGTGGGCCAGCAATTGTCGGTGGCTTTCGGCGTGGCCGTGGCCGGCGCCATTCTCGAACTCACCAGCGCCTTCAGTGGCGGACATCTGACGCTACTCAATTTTCAGATCGCGTTTTTCACTGTCGGCGGGCTCAGCGCGCTGGCGGGCCTCATCTATTTCAGGCTGCCGGCCGATGCGGGCAGCAATGTTTCCGGCCATAGGGCCATCGCCAAGGAGTAA
- a CDS encoding TetR/AcrR family transcriptional regulator, whose product MSEKGDIAMSESGSEVRKAARKAPGRQQDPEGTRQNIIEVASQEFALNGLSGARIDEIAAKTRSSKRMIYYYFGDKDGLYLSALESAYAQVREGEAELDIAGLTPIEGLKRLVEFTFVHHHQHEDFIRMVMIENIHHGQYLERSSVIGDLNVTAIAQIRDLYERGLAEGLFRPGLDPLEIHWQISALCFFNVSNRATFSRLFARDFGAADMQERLKRNTVEMVLRYVVKAEALTE is encoded by the coding sequence GTGAGCGAGAAAGGCGATATTGCCATGTCCGAAAGCGGGTCTGAAGTGCGGAAAGCTGCGCGCAAGGCGCCGGGCCGGCAGCAGGACCCGGAGGGGACGCGGCAGAACATCATCGAGGTGGCGAGCCAGGAGTTCGCGCTCAACGGCCTTTCGGGCGCGCGCATCGACGAGATCGCGGCCAAGACGCGCTCGTCCAAGCGCATGATCTACTACTATTTCGGCGACAAGGACGGGCTCTATCTCAGCGCATTGGAGAGCGCCTACGCGCAGGTACGCGAGGGCGAAGCGGAACTGGACATAGCCGGGCTGACCCCGATCGAGGGGCTGAAGCGGCTGGTGGAATTTACCTTCGTGCATCACCACCAGCACGAGGATTTCATCCGCATGGTGATGATCGAGAACATCCATCACGGCCAATATCTCGAGCGTTCCAGCGTGATCGGCGACCTCAACGTCACGGCCATCGCCCAGATCAGGGACCTCTATGAGCGCGGGCTGGCCGAAGGCCTGTTCCGGCCGGGCCTCGATCCGCTCGAAATCCACTGGCAGATCAGCGCGCTGTGCTTTTTCAATGTCTCCAACCGGGCCACTTTTTCGCGGCTCTTTGCCCGCGATTTCGGGGCAGCAGACATGCAGGAACGGCTCAAGCGCAATACGGTCGAGATGGTGCTGCGCTACGTGGTCAAGGCCGAGGCGCTGACGGAATAG